The nucleotide sequence ACTCCCCGCCCGACCCTCTATGCCTCGGagccctcatcatcctcttctgcAAAAGTGAAACCGCCGAAGTCGTCTGCGAAACAGCAGcaaaatcatcctcctccgtaAGAGAATTCACCCTCGCCTGCTTCGTCCCCTCCGGCCTCATCAGACCCGGCTCCTCCAAATTCTGAATCCTATGCCCCCCCATCCCGTCCGAGTTGTTCCTCCCCCCACGCATCCCGTTCACCCCATCCAACGGCATCTCCCCCTTCATCGCACCAAGCACCTCGCTAGCAGTAGGCCGCTCGAGCGGATTAACCGCTAGAAGCTTCTGAAGTAACTGATACAGCTTGTGCGGCAGATCCGGCCGCTCTCTCCGCTCATCGTGAAACCCCTTCCAGTCCGTAATCTCGGCGCGGAGCTGGTCGatatcctccaactcctcattCACCGCGTTGGCAAAGTGGTAGGGCAACCTGCCAAAGCACATGAAGTACAGAATCATCCCCAACGAAAAGATGTCCGACTTGGTGGTAAAGTTTCCGTACCTCCCCGTGACATCCTTTTTGAGAACCTCCGGCGCGCAGTACGAGATCGTACCCGTCGAACCGGTCGACTTACGAACCGCATTTTCCGGTTGGACTTCCCCAAAGTCGCTAATCAGGCAAACCAAATGAGCCCCCTCGCGATGCAGCAGACAGTTACTAGGTTTCAGGTCGCGGTGGATGTAGTTTGCAGCATGCAGATAGGCCAAGCCGGACGTAATATCCTTGAAGAGCGAGTAAATCTCCTCAGGGGGCAAGCGACGCTGCATCTTGGGACGTTCTGTCTGGCCCTTGGAGCGACGGCGCATCTGGGCCTTGAGCTGCTCCTTCGTGGCCTCCCTCGGCATGTCGCCAATGACGTAGTGCAGCAGATCGCCGCCATTGCAGTATTGCTGCAGGATGAATGCGCACGCAACTACAGGCGCAAACTGGCTGGTCTGATAATCCTCAAGCCAGACGTGCCGGTAGGAGACAAGGTTGGGATGGGAGAGCTTCGCAAGCAGCTCAACCTCTACCAACACCTTTTCAAGCCAGGCGTGGTCATCTCCCACTGGCACCCTTTTGCAGGCAAACTCTCCCAGAAAGCAGCCGTCAATCTCGTGCCGCACAAGCAAGACAACTCCCTTGCCACCTCGGCCAAGCTCTCGCTCCTCGATAAAGAAAGTATTAAAGTAATTCGGGCTGAACGCCTCTCGTCGAATGCGGCCGCCGCCCTGGTGAGGCGCCGGTGAGCTCCTCACAGACTCGGCGTCTTGCCGTCCAAGCTCGCTCCCGTCTTCATCAGACACCGAGGCCGGAAACGGTTCGACCAACCGCCGGATAGGACTCGACGGTGGCGGGAGAGGCTGCGTGTGGTTCCGTCGATACTGGCCGGCGCGCAGCATGCGAAAGTAATCGGGATTGACGTAGGTTTCATGGCTCGTCGTGGGCTCAAAGCGCCTCTCGGGGGATGATGTTCGCAGGCTTTGGTGGCAGGTGGGACATTTTGTCAGTTCGAGGCCGCGGATCTCGAGACGCTGCGAGGTGGGGTCGCGGACGACGATGGCGTTGTGGTGACGGCTGCGCAGGAATGTTTATCAGTCtttgtgtgttttttttttcagagTCGCGAGACATGGAGCTTGACGGGGAAAAGTGTTCAAGAGAGCAATGAGACACATTGCAGTAGGTGATGCTGTCGTGGGGGTGACGGGAGTCCCAGTGGCATGCATGGACTGCCCCCAgatggttttggtgggggaaTGACGTACAGAACAATCTCGCGACCTTCGCGCTCGTGGTAGGGAACAAGGGACATGGCTGGCGTGGACGGGGTGGAAATGGTATGGATATCCTCAGGATATGATCCCAGAGTAAAGATGTCCCATGCTGGTCTCGATATGACGATGCGCTTGCTCTCTTCTCTTTGTTTTGAGAAGGATGCGAGATGGAGTTTCGATGTTTTGGTTGTTGCGGTGACAGGGGCGCTGGTGAATGATTGCCGGGGTTGAGCTCAACGGCGAAGGGCTTGGTCCAGGGTTTTAGCGCATCGAACCACTGCAGCCAGGTCTTGGCAGCAACGGCTCCCCCACTGAAGCTTCCTACACCTCAGCTCCGGGAACTATCTCCAGTTTAGATTCCCGAGATGCATCGTGTTACAGCCACATACATGCCCCATCTCTCTCAACCTCACTCTTCATTGGATGCCGCTCACCTGCAAACCATCCGCCGCCAGCACCACAAACATATCACGATCCAACACGTCGATGTGTGATACCATCTCACATTGATTAGTCAACCAGCATATCTCGGGATAactgccccccccccccgccccgaCCCTCAGCAACTAGCACCCTATACTATTGCTCTTGTC is from Podospora pseudopauciseta strain CBS 411.78 chromosome 5 map unlocalized CBS411.78m_5.2, whole genome shotgun sequence and encodes:
- the IKS1 gene encoding putative serine/threonine-protein kinase iks1 (EggNog:ENOG503NXZF; COG:T); its protein translation is MSLVPYHEREGREIVLRHHNAIVVRDPTSQRLEIRGLELTKCPTCHQSLRTSSPERRFEPTTSHETYVNPDYFRMLRAGQYRRNHTQPLPPPSSPIRRLVEPFPASVSDEDGSELGRQDAESVRSSPAPHQGGGRIRREAFSPNYFNTFFIEERELGRGGKGVVLLVRHEIDGCFLGEFACKRVPVGDDHAWLEKVLVEVELLAKLSHPNLVSYRHVWLEDYQTSQFAPVVACAFILQQYCNGGDLLHYVIGDMPREATKEQLKAQMRRRSKGQTERPKMQRRLPPEEIYSLFKDITSGLAYLHAANYIHRDLKPSNCLLHREGAHLVCLISDFGEVQPENAVRKSTGSTGTISYCAPEVLKKDVTGRYGNFTTKSDIFSLGMILYFMCFGRLPYHFANAVNEELEDIDQLRAEITDWKGFHDERRERPDLPHKLYQLLQKLLAVNPLERPTASEVLGAMKGEMPLDGVNGMRGGRNNSDGMGGHRIQNLEEPGLMRPEGTKQARVNSLTEEDDFAAVSQTTSAVSLLQKRMMRAPRHRGSGGELTLGARRSDDDSPEGEAAASITTPLLMPPPTTALERVRNGAMLAQWRVRRWGGENEVLLRVGVFVGKMVSLSWVCWPYSSSVVVMGLLVGMATVDLVGLSQGRGDREGDGGGVVGGEGEGADDGGGSPVVIRVGPDGSPRVVHPVGGGVRNSGWMVGRRRSWVLLGAHFIVLWVASRAAVLCAAAVPIVRRGDEEWEGWL